From a single Solanum dulcamara chromosome 4, daSolDulc1.2, whole genome shotgun sequence genomic region:
- the LOC129885446 gene encoding glycine-rich RNA-binding protein codes for MADVEYRCFVGGLAWATTDQTLEEAFSQYGQVVESKIINDRETGRSRGFGFVTFKDEQAMRDAIEGMNGQDLDGRNITVNEAQSRGGGGGGGGRGGGGYGGGRREGGGGGYGGGGYGGGRREGGGGGGYGGGRREGGYGGGGGGYGGGDRYNDGGSRYSRGGGGGGASDGNWRS; via the exons ATGGCAGATGTGGAATACAGGTGCTTCGTCGGGGGTTTGGCATGGGCCACCACCGACCAAACACTTGAGGAGGCTTTTTCTCAGTACGGCCAAGTTGTCGAATCCAAG ATCATCAATGACCGTGAAACCGGTAGATCTAGAGGATTTGGATTTGTCACCTTCAAGGATGAGCAAGCCATGAGGGACGCTATTGAAGGGATGAACGGCCAAGATCTTGACGGTCGTAACATCACCGTTAATGAAGCTCAATCCCGCGGAGGCGGTGGAGGCGGAGGTGGAAGAGGCGGTGGTGGCTATGGAGGTGGCCGACGTGAAGGTGGAGGTGGCGGCTACGGAGGTGGTGGTTACGGAGGCGGTCGTCGTgaaggtggtggtggtggaggttaCGGAGGTGGCCGTCGTGAAGGTGGTTACGGTGGAGGCGGTGGTGGTTATGGAGGAGGTGACCGTTACAATGACGGTGGATCTCGCTACTCTAGAGGTGGTGGTGGCGGTGGTGCTTCCGATGGAAACTGGAGGAGTTAG
- the LOC129885447 gene encoding probable LRR receptor-like serine/threonine-protein kinase At2g16250 gives MVYQQGRVVFFCFVFFLLFDSTFEQRVSSLAEKFALLQLRSSLGLRAKEWPIKGNPCFNWEGIRCKNGRVTEINISGFKRTRVGGQTPQFSVDALQNLTLLESFNASNFVLPGPIPEWFGLRLVSLRILDLRSCFIIGPIPPTLGNLTSLVTLNLSNNGLTGQVPPSLGQLSHLSTLDLSNNKLVGAIPDTFVSLKNLTLLDLSSNFFSGAILPEIGTLLQLKSLNLSDNSFSTSIPTQLGNLSNLVDLDLSSNNLREGVPELGGLRNLQSMAVENNRLSGSLPDALWLMPGLRFLDVSANNLTGILPNVSAVVNATGAVFNLSQNTFYGNLPSLNRSFSFLDLSGNYFEGKLPDYALRNVSINSNCLQNVTSQRNRSECSSFYSKRGLLFDNFGEPNATEPLPASKSNKKSHRNVIILAAVLGGVGLLALVFICILLLIFCTRKRGATNQRATEVGPGPASSSPPPPAPGVSLNLSSLGDAFTYQQILQATGEFNNANLMKHGHSGDLFRGTLEGGALIVVKKINMQSARNETYSSELDFFSKVSHSRLVPFMGHCLENENEKFVVYKYMPNGDLSSSLFRKNNSDDDSLQSLDWITRLKIAIGAAEGLSYLHHECNPPLVHRDVQASSILLDDKFEVRLGSLNEACAQEGESHQNRISRLLRFPQTSEQGASGTPSATCAYDVYCFGKVLLELVTGKLGISASNDASMKEWLDGTLKYISIYDKELVTNIVDPSLIIDEDLLEEVWAMAIVARSCLNPKPSRRPLMRYILKALENPLKVVREEHTSSARLRATSSRSSWNAALFGSWRSSSDVAAVPAAASAHKLEGTSSLKQSGTTGSQGSGPNGDNGHSSSTRRQSKEIFPEPLEEQDVEREPHEE, from the exons ATGGTGTATCAACAGGGCAGAGtggttttcttttgttttgtgttTTTCTTGCTGTTTGATTCTACATTTGAGCAAAGGGTAAGTTCTTTAGCTGAGAAATTTGCTTTGCTTCAACTGAGATCTTCTTTAGGGTTAAGAGCCAAAGAATGGCCTATAAAGGGTAACCCTTGTTTTAACTGGGAAGGGATTCGTTGCAAGAATGGTCGAGTTACTGAGATCAACATATCTGGTTTTAAACGTACTCGAGTTGGGGGTCAAACCCCTCAATTCTCAGTTGATGCCCTTCAAAATTTGACTCTTTTGGAATCTTTTAATGCTTCCAATTTTGTACTTCCTGGTCCTATTCCTGAATGGTTTGGTCTTAGGCTTGTGTCTCTACGGATACTTGATCTTAGGTCATGTTTCATCATTGGTCCTATTCCTCCAACCCTTGGCAATTTGACTAGTTTAGTTACTCTCAATTTGTCCAACAATGGTCTCACTGGACAAGTGCCTCCAAGTTTGGGTCAATTGTCACACCTATCGACTCTTGATCTTTCGAATAATAAGCTTGTTGGGGCAATTCCTGATACCTTTGTTTCTCTTAAGAACCTTACCTTGCTTGATTTGTCCTCAAATTTCTTCAGTGGAGCTATTCTTCCAGAAATTGGGACTTTGCTTCAGTTGAAATCCTTGAATCTGTCTGACAACAGCTTTTCTACTTCAATACCCACCCAACTCGGTAACCTTTCTAATCTGGTTGATCTTGACCTCAGCTCCAATAATCTAAGGGAAGGGGTCCCTGAATTAGGAGGATTGCGGAACTTGCAGAGCATGGCAGTTGAGAATAATAGGCTGTCTGGATCGTTGCCTGATGCTTTGTGGTTGATGCCTGGTTTGCGATTCCTAGATGTCTCTGCGAATAACCTCACTGGTATTCTGCCAAATGTTAGCGCCGTTGTCAATGCCACTGGTGCAGTGTTTAATCTTTCTCAGAATACGTTTTATGGAAATTTGCCATCTTTAAACAGAAGCTTCAGTTTTCTAGATCTATCAGGAAACTATTTTGAAGGCAAACTCCCAGATTATGCACTGCGCAACGTGTCAATTAATAGCAATTGCCTCCAAAATGTGACAAGTCAAAGGAATAGGAGTGAATGTTCTTCTTTTTATAGCAAGCGTGGCTTGCTGTTTGATAATTTTGGAGAACCAAATGCCacagagcctcttccagcttccaaatccaacaaaaagagtcaCAGAAATGTAATTATATTGGCGGCTGTTCTGGGTGGAGTTGGATTACTTGCACTTGTCTTTATCTGTATATTGCTGCTGATTTTTTGCACCCGCAAACGAGGTGCCACGAATCAAAGAGCCACTGAGGTTGGACCTGGTCCTGCCAGTTCAAGTCCACCACCTCCTGCACCTGGAGTATCATTGAATTTGTCAAGTTTAGGAGATGCATTTACCTACCAGCAGATTCTTCAAGCCACAGGTGAGTTCAACAATGCAAATCTGATGAAGCATGGTCATTCAGGTGACCTCTTCCGTGGTACCCTAGAAGGCGGGGCACTTATAGTTGTCAAAAAAATCAATATGCAGTCTGCAAGGAATGAAACATACTCGTCAGAATTGGACTTCTTCAGCAAGGTTTCTCACTCCAGATTAGTCCCTTTTATGGGACACTGTTTGGAGAATGAGAATGAGAAGTTCGTGGTATACAAGTATATGCCAAATGGAGATCTCTCCAGTTCTTTGTTTCGAAAAAACAATTCAGATGATGATAGTTTGCAGTCATTGGATTGGATAACAAGGCTTAAAATTGCAATTGGAGCTGCTGAGGGTTTGTCTTATCTTCATCATGAATGTAACCCGCCTCTAGTGCACAG AGATGTTCAAGCAAGCAGCATACTTCTTGATGATAAGTTCGAAGTACGGTTAGGGAGTCTAAATGAGGCCTGTGCACAAGAAGGAGAGAGCCATCAAAACCGAATTTCCAGGCTGCTCAGATTCCCACA GACATCGGAACAAGGTGCATCAG GTACACCTAGTGCCACTTGTGCGTATGATGTCTACTGTTTTGGAAAGGTTTTGCTTGAGCTAGTAACTGGCAAGCTGGGTATCAGTGCATCCAATGACGCCAGCATGAAGGAGTGGTTGGATGGTACATTAAAGTACATTAGTATATATGATAAAGAACTTGTCACAAACATCGTGGATCCTTCCCTAATCATAGATGAAGATTTATTAGAGGAAGTATGGGCGATGGCTATTGTTGCCAGATCGTGCCTCAATCCCAAACCGTCAAGGAGACCCTTAATGAGATACATCCTTAAAGCTTTGGAAAACCCTTTGAAGGTAGTTAGGGAAGAACACACTAGCTCAGCAAGACTTAGAGCAACTTCATCGAGAAGTTCATGGAACGCTGCACTGTTTGGCAGCTGGCGTAGCTCCTCAGATGTAGCAGCCGTACCCGCAGCAGCTTCAGCACATAAGTTGGAAGGAACAAGTAGTTTGAAGCAATCCGGAACCACAGGCTCTCAAGGAAGTGGCCCGAATGGGGACAACGGTCATTCCTCATCAACTAGACGACAGTCGAAAGAGATTTTCCCGGAGCCATTGGAGGAGCAGGATGTAGAGAGAGAACCACATGAAGAGTAG
- the LOC129885448 gene encoding AP-3 complex subunit sigma-like isoform X1: protein MIKGVILMNDKGKPRLVKFYDYHPAEKQQEMIRRLYGVLSSRAENVSNFVKVDSLFGPDTLLVYKTYATLHVLFIFDSSENELAMLDLMQVFVETMDKCFSNVRELDIVFNFNKVHAILDEIILGGQVLETSSSEVVKAVEEISKMERAENSIMAIPSITGWQGR, encoded by the exons ATGATAAAGGGAGTGATCTTGATGAATGATAAGGGAAAGCCCCGTCTTGTCAAATTCTACGATTATCAT CCCGCAGAGAAGCAGCAAGAGATGATTAGAAGACTATATGGAG TTTTATCCAGTAGAGCAGAGAATGTAAGCAACTTTGTCAAGGTTGACTCTCTCTTTGGACCA GATACTCTTCTTGTGTACAAGACTTATGCCACACTACATGTTTTATTCATATTTGACAGCTCAGAGAATGAGCTTGCAATGCTTGATCTCATGCAAG TTTTTGTGGAGACAATGGACAAGTGTTTCAGCAATGTACGTGAACTTGATATAGTATTCAATTTCAACAAG GTGCATGCTATATTAGACGAGATCATTTTGGGAGGTCAAGTTCTTGAGACAAGTTCCTCAGAAGTGGTGAAGGCTGTTGAAGAAATCTCTAA GATGGAAAGGGCTGAAAATTCAATCATGGCAATCCCATCAATAACTGGCTGGCAAGGTCGATAG
- the LOC129885448 gene encoding AP-3 complex subunit sigma-like isoform X2: MIRRLYGVLSSRAENVSNFVKVDSLFGPDTLLVYKTYATLHVLFIFDSSENELAMLDLMQVFVETMDKCFSNVRELDIVFNFNKVHAILDEIILGGQVLETSSSEVVKAVEEISKMERAENSIMAIPSITGWQGR; this comes from the exons ATGATTAGAAGACTATATGGAG TTTTATCCAGTAGAGCAGAGAATGTAAGCAACTTTGTCAAGGTTGACTCTCTCTTTGGACCA GATACTCTTCTTGTGTACAAGACTTATGCCACACTACATGTTTTATTCATATTTGACAGCTCAGAGAATGAGCTTGCAATGCTTGATCTCATGCAAG TTTTTGTGGAGACAATGGACAAGTGTTTCAGCAATGTACGTGAACTTGATATAGTATTCAATTTCAACAAG GTGCATGCTATATTAGACGAGATCATTTTGGGAGGTCAAGTTCTTGAGACAAGTTCCTCAGAAGTGGTGAAGGCTGTTGAAGAAATCTCTAA GATGGAAAGGGCTGAAAATTCAATCATGGCAATCCCATCAATAACTGGCTGGCAAGGTCGATAG